From the genome of Jannaschia sp. S6380:
GCGCGGCAGGAGGGCGCGCGGAATCGGGATCGGGCCCAGGCGCCCGGCTTCGACCGGGTAGGCAAGGCCCTCGGCCGTGGGGGTCAATCGGATGCGGAAGGTCAGCGCGCCAAAACGCTCCGTAACGCAGCCCGGGCGCGTGTCGGCGCGCAGGTGGGAGCGGAAGCGGCGACCACCGAAATCGCGGGTCCAGTTTTCGGTATCGCCGTGGCGGTGCTTGTCGACGGTGACGGGCACGCGGCCCGCGGCGGGCGGAAAGCGCATGATTGCGCAGATCAGGCGCGCGACAAGGCCGGTGCCGCGTTCGACCGAGGCGGTGCCGGACCAGCGGCGGCGATGCAGGACGTCATGCAGGTCGCGGACCGAAGGCGGAAGTTCGGCATGGGCGGGGCCCAGGGCCCGGGCGAAGACGGGGGTAATGGAGGCCTCGTCGGTCGCGAAGGTCAGGGCGAGGTCGGCGGACTTGTCCCGCGCTTCGGCCAGGGTGAACTCGCCGAGACAGGCGCGCGCGCCGGGCGCGACCTGACCGGCGAGGAGCTTGGCGACCATGATGCGGCCGGGCAAGGCGGGGATATGCGGTCCGTCCCCCGCCTCGGCCAGAAGGGTCCAGTCGCGGCGGACGGCGCCCTTCGGACCGCGACCGATCACGCGGACGCGCATGCCGCCGCGATCGGTCCCGAACGGTTCGAACAGGTCGGCGACCCGGCGCATCGGACGGGCGGCAGGCTCCAGCGAGCGGATCAGGCCCGTGCGGACCGGAAGGGACAGCGCCCAGAGGCCGAGATGGAGGAGCGACATCTCCAGCCCCGCCCGGAAAGTGACGGTTCGGGCGCCGTAGCGGTCGGGAAAGAGTGCGAGGTCGGGTGCGCCGATCACGCTGGTCCAACGCGGGCCGAGGCCCGGCAACCGGATGCGGCGCAGGTCGCCCCAGCCCGCGACGTCCTGCGGTCGCCCGGCCCGCCAGATCGTCACGGGGCGTCCGGCCTGCGCCAGGATCGCGCGCATCACCGATAGGCCGCGCGGGGCCCGGTTGCCGGGCAGGATGACGCTCTCGATCAGGTGGATGTCGGTCAGGTCGGCCCGCAGGGCCTCGACCGCCGCGGAACTGAGCGCAGGAACGGAAGAAACGCCGGAGATGGCGGCCACGCCCGCAGCCCGCGCCGCCGGATCGAGCGTGGCGATCCCGGCGGTGAAGGCGGCATCGTCGCTGAGGTCGAGGTAATGGGCGCCCGCATCGATGGCCGCGCGGGCGACGGCATAGGGATCGGCGCCGTAGGTCTGGAACGGCCCGGCGGCGTCGATGACGATATCGGGGGTCTGCGCCGCGATGCGGGTCGCGAGATCGGGCGCGGCGCGGTCAAGCCTGACATCGTTGGCCGGCCCGCGTCCGGCGGCGACGACCGTCAGGCCGGGCATCTTGCGCAGGCCTGTGGCCAGGCGCGAACCGAAGACACCCGTGCCGCCGATCAGCAGGATGCGGACGTCGCGACTGGCGGTCAAAGCATCGCGGGCACGACAAGATCCGGCGGGCGGTGGCCATCGGCGAAGGTCTGGATGTTGATCAGGACCTTCTCACCCATCTCGACCCGTGCCTCGCGCGTGGCGGACCCCATATGCGGCAACAGGACGACATTGGGCAGTTCGCGCAGGCGCGGGTTCACCCCCTGTCCCCGCTCGTAGACGTCGAGGCCGGCCCCCGCCAGTTCGCCCGCGCGCAGCATCCGCGTCAGCGCGTTCTCGTCGATCACCTCGCCGCGGGACGTGTTCACGATGACGGCCGTGGGCTTCATCAGCTTCAGGCGCCGCGCGTTCAGCAGGTGAAAGGTCGAGGGCGTGTGCGGGCAGTTGACGGAGATCACATCGGCCAGCGTCACCATCGCGTCGAGGCGGTCGTGATAGGTCGCCTCCAGCGGCTCCTCCAGCCCAGCATGCAGGCGGCGTCGGTTGTGGTAATGCACCTCCATCCCGAAGGCACGGGCGCGGCGGGCGACGGCCTGTCCGATGCGGCCCATCCCAAGGATGCCCAGGCGCTTGCCGGCCAGCCGCGTGCCCAGCAGGGCATCGGGGGCCCAGCCCTCCCATACGCCATCCTGCATCTTGGCCATGCCCTCGGTCATCCGGCGCAGCACGGCCAGCATCAGTGCGATGCCCATGTCGGCCGTATCCTCGGTCAGCACGTCGGGCGTGTTCGAGACCAGGATGCCCCGCTGGCGCGCGGTGGCCACGTCGATATGGTCGACCCCCGCCCCGTAATTCGCGATCAGCTTGAGCCGGTCGCCGGCCCCCGCCAGCAGGGCCGCATCGATCCGATCGGTGAGCGTCGGCACGAGGATGTCGGCCGATTGCATCGCATCGGCCAGGACGTCGCGATCCATCGGGCCGTCATCGGGCGCGAGGCGAACGTCGAACAGGTCCTTCATCCGCGCCTCGACCTGTTCCGGCAGGCGTCGCGTCACGACAACACATAGGCGATCTCTGGCCATCTGCCGCTTGTCCCCCCTTTTGCAGGCCCGTCCCATGATGGCATCCTCGGGGCGACACGCAAGGGGCGACAGACCCCGCGTTCCCCGAGGGCAGGATAGCAGTCCATGCGAACCAGAATGATCGTCGCGGCGCTTTCGGCCCTGATGGCGTTTCCGGCCGTGGCCGAGGAGGTCGGGCCGGTCACGGGCTTGCCGCTGCCACGCTACGTCTCGATGAAGGCGTCCGAGGGGTTCGCCCGGCGCGGGCCGTCGTCGACCCACCGGATCGACTGGGTGTTCAAACACAGGCACATGCCGCTTCGCGTGGTCGACGAATACGGCCACTGGCGCCGCGTGCAGGACCGGGAGGGCGCGGGCGGCTGGATGCATTACTCGCTGCTGTCGGGAAACCGGACCGTGATCGTCGAGGCCGACGCGCTGGACCTGCACCGCCGCCCGAACCCCGATGCGCCCATCGCCGCGCGGCTGGAAGCGGGCGTGGTGGCGTGGCTGGGCGCGTGCGACCGCGGCTGGTGCGCGGTCGAGGTGGGCGACGCCGACGGCTGGGCCCGGACCGAAGCACTCTGGGGCGTGACGCCCGGGGAAGTGCGCGACTAGGTTTCGACATTGCGCGCGCCCGGGCCGTCCGCCCCCTTCGCGTCGTCCGGGTTGTAGAGGGCGCATTGCGTCATCGACAGGCAGCCGCAGCCGATGCAGCCGTCGAGGTTGTCGCGAAGGCGGGTCATGGTCTCGATACGTTCGGTCAACTCGTCGCGCAGATCGGCGGCGATGGCGGCCCATTCCTTCGGCGTCGGTGGGCGCTCGGACGGGGGGCCCAGGGCCGCCCGGATGCGGGCGAGCGACAGGCCGAGGCGCTGCGCGATGCGGATGAAGGCGAGGCGGCGCAGCTCCGCCCGTGGAAAGCGCCGCTGCCCGCCCCGGTTCCGCGGCGGCGAGATCAGGCCGCGTGCCTCGTAGAAGCGGATCTGACTGACGCTGAGACCGGTCCGGGCGGCGACCTGGCCGATACCGAGTTCCTTGGGAAGCATGGTGTTTTTCCTGTTGACCTGAACCATGGTTGAGGTCCGACAAGGCACGGGTCAAGCGAAACCAGGAGAGATGCGATGACCCGGCTGGAACATATCAACATGACCGTCCGCGACCCAGATGGCGTGGCCGCCGCCCTGTGCGACGTGCTGGGCTGGCGGGTCCGGTGGTCCGGCGCGGCCCTGGGCGACGGGCGCAGCGTGCATGTGGGCGACGACGCGTCCTATGTGGCGCTGTACCGGCCACCCGGTGCGATCACCGATCCGGCCAGCACCTATGGCACGCATGGGGCGATGAACCATCTGGGCGTCGTGGTCGACGATCTGGACGCCGCCGAACGCGCCGTGGTCGCCAAGGGCTACGCCCCGCGCAGCCATGCCGACTACGAACCGGGACGGCGGTTCTATTTCGACGGCCCCGAGGGGATCGAGGTGGAGGTGGTCAGCTACACCTGATCCAGGGCCGCGTTGAACGTCGCGGCAAGCTGGTGCCACAGCATTTCGGTCCGTGCGTTCAGAAGGCGGCCCTCGGTCATGGTTGGGCGGTATTCCGTGCCGTCCAGCAAACGCGACATGCCGCCCGCCTCCTGCAGGATGAGGACGCCGGCGGCATGGTCCCAGACGTTGAGCATGCCGTTCAGGCAGAAATCCGACCCGCCCAAGGCCAGCTGCCGGTACTCGTGCAGGCTGGCCCCCATCGAATTGGCACGGCGGAACATCGGGGTCAGCGCCGCGAGCGCGGGCTGATGCGCCTTGGGATAAAGGTAACCGCCCAGATTGCCGCGCTGGTGGTCGAACGGCACATCCGCCGTGTCGACCGACAGGCGGCGTGATCGGCCGGCCCGGTGGAACCAGGCGCCCTGCCCCCGATGCGCGACGATCCAGTCGTCGAAGCTGGGGTCATAGAGCAGGCCCCAGACGGTCACACCATCCTCGACCACGGCGACGATCACGCCATAGTTCGCGATGCCATGCGCGAAGTTCCAGGTGCCGTCGATCGGGTCGATGATGGTGACGCGGCCCTGCCCCACGCGATCGAGCAGGGCGCGGTCTTCGGCCACGGCCTCTTCGCCCACCACGGTGTCGCCGGGCAGGATGGCGTGGATGCGGGCGGTCAGCGCGTCTTCGGCGGCGCGGTCGGCCACGGTCACCAGATCGTCGAACGCGGCCTTGGCGTCGATGTCTTCGCCCGACAGGTTACGGAAGCGCGGCAGGATCTCGGCCGCCGCGACCGCGCGGACGGCTTCGACGATGCCCGCGGATTGCGCGTCGCTGATCGGCATCAGGCCGCGTCGTCCAGGCCGCGCCCCTTGAGCAATGCCTCGACCCCCGGCAGGCGCCCCCGGAACCGGGTGTAGAGGTCGGCTGCATCCGCCGACCCGCCGACCGACAGGATGTTCGCCTCCAGCTTCTTCGCCAGATCGGGGTCGAACGGATCGCCCGCCTCCTCGAACGCGGCGAAGGCGTCGGCATCCATCACCTCCGACCACATGTAGGAGTAGTAGCCCGACGAATAGCCGTCGCCCGAGAAGACATGCGCGAAATGCGGCGTCGCGTGGCGCATGCGGATGGCGCGAGGCATGCCGATATTCTCCAGCACCTCGGCCTGCTTCTGCATCGGATCGGCGGGGGCCGGGCCGTCGTGGAAGGCGAGATCGACGAGGGCGGAGGCGACGTATTCGACGGTCTGGAAGCCCATGTCGTAGGTCGCGGCGCGCAGCAGGCGATCGCGCAGGGCGTCCGGCATCGCCGCGCCGGTTTCGGCATGTGTGGCGAATTCGGTCAGCACCTCGGGCACGTCGAGCCAGTGTTCATAAAGCTGGCTGGGCAGTTCGACGAAATCGCGCGCGACCGACGTGCCGCTGACCGACTGATAGGTCACGTCCGACAGCATCTGGTGCAGGGCGTGACCGAATTCGTGGAACAGCGTGCGCGCGTCGTCGTAGCTGAGCAGCGCGGGGTCGGCATGGGCGAAGTTGCACACGTTGACCACGATCGGGCGCACCTCGCCGTCGAGTTTCGATTGCGAGCGCATGGCACTGCACCAGGCGCCCGACCGCTTGGACGGGCGCGCGAAATAATCGCCGAGGAAGACCGCGACATGTTCGCCGTCGCGGGTCACGTTCCAGGCGCGGACATCCGGGTGATAGGCGTCGATGTCGAGGGGCGCGAATTCCAACCCGAACAGGCGGTTGGCCACCGCGAACTGCGCCTCGATCATGCGGTCGAGCTGGAAGAAAGGCTTCAGCTCCGCCTCGTCCAGGTCGTGCAGTTCCAGACGCCGCTTTTCGGCATAGTAGCGCCAGTCCCACGGCTCCAGCGGGCCGGTGATGCCGTCGGCATGCGCCATGCGGGCCAGATGCTCCATGTCCGACAGCGCGGCGGTGCGGGCCGGGTGCCAGACCTGCATCAGCAGGTCGCGGACGGCATCGGAAGTGCCCGCCATCTCCGTCTCGAGCTTGTAGGCGGCGAAATTGTCGTAGCCCAGCAACTCCGCCCGCTCCTCCCGCAGTTTCAGGATCTCGGCGGCGATCGCGCGGTTGTCGGTCTCGCCGCCATTGGCGCCGCGCGCCGTCCACGCCTCGTAGGCCTTCTCGCGCAGGTCGCGGCGGGGCGAGAATTGCAGGAACGGCACGATCAGCGAGCGGTTCAGCGTGACGACCGGACCGGGGCGATCACGCTCCTTCCCGGCGGCGCGGGCGGCCTCCTTTACGAAGTCGGGCAGGCCGGTCAGGTCCTCTTCGGACAGGTCCATGAACCAGTCGCGCTCGTCTGCCAGAAGGTTCTGACTGAACCGGGTGCCGAGCGTGGCGAGGCGGGATTTCACCTCGGTCAGGCGATCCGCGGCGGCGCCTTCCAGCGCGGCGCCCGAACGGACGAAGCCGCGGCGGGTCAGCATCAGGACCCGCGCCTGTTCGTCGGTCAGGTCGAGGTTGTCGCGACGGGACCAGAGATCCTCGATCCGGGCGAAGAGTGCCTTGTTGTTGGTGATCTCGGATGAATACGCCGAGAGCTTCGGCGCCATCTCGCGCTGCAGCGCCTCACGCGCCGGCGTGCTGTCGGCGCCGGCGAGGTTGTAGAACACGCCCGCCACGCGGTCGAGCGTCGCATCCGCGCGTTCCAGCGCGTCGATCGTGTTTGCGAAGGTCGGCGCATCCGCGCTTTCGGCGATCGCGGCGATGTTGGCGCGCCCCTCCTCCATCCCCCGCTCCAGCGCGGGGCCGAAATGGTCGTCGGAAATCTCGGCGAAGGGCGGCAGGGCGAATTGTCCGGTCCAGTCTTTCAGCAGAGGGTTGGTCATCGGGCGTCTCCTTTGGCGTGCAAGCTAGGCCCCTGCCCCGCCGGTT
Proteins encoded in this window:
- a CDS encoding SDR family oxidoreductase; protein product: MTASRDVRILLIGGTGVFGSRLATGLRKMPGLTVVAAGRGPANDVRLDRAAPDLATRIAAQTPDIVIDAAGPFQTYGADPYAVARAAIDAGAHYLDLSDDAAFTAGIATLDPAARAAGVAAISGVSSVPALSSAAVEALRADLTDIHLIESVILPGNRAPRGLSVMRAILAQAGRPVTIWRAGRPQDVAGWGDLRRIRLPGLGPRWTSVIGAPDLALFPDRYGARTVTFRAGLEMSLLHLGLWALSLPVRTGLIRSLEPAARPMRRVADLFEPFGTDRGGMRVRVIGRGPKGAVRRDWTLLAEAGDGPHIPALPGRIMVAKLLAGQVAPGARACLGEFTLAEARDKSADLALTFATDEASITPVFARALGPAHAELPPSVRDLHDVLHRRRWSGTASVERGTGLVARLICAIMRFPPAAGRVPVTVDKHRHGDTENWTRDFGGRRFRSHLRADTRPGCVTERFGALTFRIRLTPTAEGLAYPVEAGRLGPIPIPRALLPRSDTLEAAEGQAATFDVALSMPFVGPLVRYRGRIASVG
- a CDS encoding D-glycerate dehydrogenase, encoding MARDRLCVVVTRRLPEQVEARMKDLFDVRLAPDDGPMDRDVLADAMQSADILVPTLTDRIDAALLAGAGDRLKLIANYGAGVDHIDVATARQRGILVSNTPDVLTEDTADMGIALMLAVLRRMTEGMAKMQDGVWEGWAPDALLGTRLAGKRLGILGMGRIGQAVARRARAFGMEVHYHNRRRLHAGLEEPLEATYHDRLDAMVTLADVISVNCPHTPSTFHLLNARRLKLMKPTAVIVNTSRGEVIDENALTRMLRAGELAGAGLDVYERGQGVNPRLRELPNVVLLPHMGSATREARVEMGEKVLINIQTFADGHRPPDLVVPAML
- a CDS encoding SH3 domain-containing protein, which encodes MRTRMIVAALSALMAFPAVAEEVGPVTGLPLPRYVSMKASEGFARRGPSSTHRIDWVFKHRHMPLRVVDEYGHWRRVQDREGAGGWMHYSLLSGNRTVIVEADALDLHRRPNPDAPIAARLEAGVVAWLGACDRGWCAVEVGDADGWARTEALWGVTPGEVRD
- the soxR gene encoding redox-sensitive transcriptional activator SoxR: MLPKELGIGQVAARTGLSVSQIRFYEARGLISPPRNRGGQRRFPRAELRRLAFIRIAQRLGLSLARIRAALGPPSERPPTPKEWAAIAADLRDELTERIETMTRLRDNLDGCIGCGCLSMTQCALYNPDDAKGADGPGARNVET
- a CDS encoding VOC family protein, whose protein sequence is MTRLEHINMTVRDPDGVAAALCDVLGWRVRWSGAALGDGRSVHVGDDASYVALYRPPGAITDPASTYGTHGAMNHLGVVVDDLDAAERAVVAKGYAPRSHADYEPGRRFYFDGPEGIEVEVVSYT
- a CDS encoding inositol monophosphatase — encoded protein: MPISDAQSAGIVEAVRAVAAAEILPRFRNLSGEDIDAKAAFDDLVTVADRAAEDALTARIHAILPGDTVVGEEAVAEDRALLDRVGQGRVTIIDPIDGTWNFAHGIANYGVIVAVVEDGVTVWGLLYDPSFDDWIVAHRGQGAWFHRAGRSRRLSVDTADVPFDHQRGNLGGYLYPKAHQPALAALTPMFRRANSMGASLHEYRQLALGGSDFCLNGMLNVWDHAAGVLILQEAGGMSRLLDGTEYRPTMTEGRLLNARTEMLWHQLAATFNAALDQV
- a CDS encoding M3 family metallopeptidase encodes the protein MTNPLLKDWTGQFALPPFAEISDDHFGPALERGMEEGRANIAAIAESADAPTFANTIDALERADATLDRVAGVFYNLAGADSTPAREALQREMAPKLSAYSSEITNNKALFARIEDLWSRRDNLDLTDEQARVLMLTRRGFVRSGAALEGAAADRLTEVKSRLATLGTRFSQNLLADERDWFMDLSEEDLTGLPDFVKEAARAAGKERDRPGPVVTLNRSLIVPFLQFSPRRDLREKAYEAWTARGANGGETDNRAIAAEILKLREERAELLGYDNFAAYKLETEMAGTSDAVRDLLMQVWHPARTAALSDMEHLARMAHADGITGPLEPWDWRYYAEKRRLELHDLDEAELKPFFQLDRMIEAQFAVANRLFGLEFAPLDIDAYHPDVRAWNVTRDGEHVAVFLGDYFARPSKRSGAWCSAMRSQSKLDGEVRPIVVNVCNFAHADPALLSYDDARTLFHEFGHALHQMLSDVTYQSVSGTSVARDFVELPSQLYEHWLDVPEVLTEFATHAETGAAMPDALRDRLLRAATYDMGFQTVEYVASALVDLAFHDGPAPADPMQKQAEVLENIGMPRAIRMRHATPHFAHVFSGDGYSSGYYSYMWSEVMDADAFAAFEEAGDPFDPDLAKKLEANILSVGGSADAADLYTRFRGRLPGVEALLKGRGLDDAA